A single window of Chloracidobacterium thermophilum B DNA harbors:
- a CDS encoding serine/threonine-protein kinase produces the protein MVEPKPKTAAEEVFAAEFAVLSTAERIATEGLPNVAEWQREFSELVRKYRALLKQAVKMTGIGDTTQSRLLRIQHELEAKNRELLEKNQALIRAQEALLHSQVRAQTIFSAYTEALPGTVLDGRYRLERKIGAGGYGAVYEATHLALNTTVAVKILQPRGISVTPEELDRFKREGISACRVQHPNAVNVIDFGISSNGLAYLVMELLQGITLGQELKRLGRLSPQRCLDIILPVASVLAEAHAMHIVHRDIKPDNIFLHRPPTGEVVKLLDFGLAKLMSPEDGAHPEATRGLIVGTPKYMPPERLSFLPYDGRADIYSLGIVTYEILAGRPPFTAQNGNVAALMTAHLQSVPPPLASLAPDVPPILEAVTMRMLHKVPSSRPTAQEVVRLLRPLSHH, from the coding sequence ATGGTTGAACCAAAACCCAAAACGGCTGCTGAAGAAGTCTTTGCTGCGGAATTCGCCGTTCTGTCCACGGCCGAGCGAATTGCTACGGAAGGTCTGCCCAACGTGGCAGAGTGGCAACGGGAGTTTTCAGAACTGGTCAGAAAGTACCGTGCTTTGCTCAAACAGGCGGTCAAAATGACCGGCATCGGGGACACCACCCAGAGCCGCCTGCTGCGCATTCAGCACGAACTGGAAGCCAAAAACCGGGAACTGCTTGAAAAAAACCAGGCCCTTATCCGCGCGCAGGAAGCTCTCCTGCATTCGCAGGTGCGCGCCCAGACGATTTTTTCTGCCTACACGGAAGCCCTGCCAGGCACGGTGCTCGACGGGCGCTACCGCCTCGAACGCAAAATCGGCGCCGGTGGTTATGGTGCCGTGTATGAGGCCACACACCTCGCGCTGAACACGACCGTCGCCGTCAAAATCCTCCAGCCCCGGGGCATCAGCGTCACGCCCGAAGAACTCGACCGGTTCAAGCGCGAGGGCATTTCAGCCTGTCGTGTCCAGCACCCCAATGCCGTCAACGTCATTGACTTCGGCATTTCCTCAAACGGCCTTGCCTACCTGGTGATGGAACTCCTGCAGGGCATAACGCTGGGGCAGGAACTCAAACGGCTGGGGCGGCTCTCCCCCCAGCGGTGTCTGGACATCATCCTCCCGGTGGCATCGGTTCTGGCCGAAGCCCACGCCATGCACATCGTTCACCGCGACATCAAACCGGACAACATCTTCCTGCACCGCCCGCCGACGGGCGAGGTCGTCAAACTGCTCGACTTCGGCCTGGCCAAGCTCATGTCCCCCGAAGATGGCGCGCACCCGGAAGCGACCCGTGGCCTCATCGTCGGGACACCCAAGTACATGCCGCCGGAGCGCCTGAGTTTTCTCCCCTACGATGGACGGGCCGACATCTACAGTCTGGGCATTGTCACCTACGAAATCCTGGCCGGGCGACCGCCCTTTACGGCACAAAATGGCAATGTGGCGGCATTGATGACGGCGCACCTGCAGAGTGTACCGCCACCGCTGGCCAGTCTGGCACCCGATGTGCCGCCCATCCTCGAAGCTGTCACCATGCGCATGCTGCACAAAGTCCCTTCGTCACGCCCAACCGCACAGGAAGTCGTGCGGCTTCTCAGGCCCCTCAGCCACCACTGA
- a CDS encoding DUF1987 domain-containing protein, with protein MQTLYIEKTKATPRIAFDAATGILNMEGDSYPENAMHFYQPVLDWLSLYLIESFTPITLNFRLDYFNTSSSKCIITILEMVEHAVKAGRTVTLNWHYYEDDDDMREHGEEFAEDFSIPFKFVAIPS; from the coding sequence ATGCAAACCCTGTACATCGAGAAAACCAAAGCAACACCCCGCATCGCCTTTGACGCCGCCACAGGCATTCTCAATATGGAGGGCGATTCGTATCCAGAAAACGCGATGCACTTCTACCAACCGGTTCTGGACTGGCTGTCGCTCTACCTGATCGAGTCTTTCACGCCCATTACACTCAACTTTCGTCTGGACTATTTCAACACCAGCTCCTCGAAGTGCATCATCACCATTCTGGAAATGGTTGAACATGCCGTCAAAGCCGGGCGGACCGTCACCCTGAACTGGCACTACTATGAAGACGACGACGACATGAGAGAACACGGAGAAGAATTCGCCGAAGACTTCTCGATTCCCTTCAAATTCGTAGCGATCCCGTCCTGA
- the kynU gene encoding kynureninase — MFLNFRPDETFARELDRADELADFRTHFHFPVNPATGKLQLYFCGHSLGLQPVAARQAVLTELDRWASLGVAGHFTPPHPWADYDADLRPLVAELVGAQPDEVALANGLTVNLHLLLASFYRPTRERFKILMEARAFPSDRYAALSQAAFHGFDPREAVVEMRPRPGEDLLRTEDMLEQLEREGDQVALLLLGAVNYATGQFFELAPLVAQARAKGCVVCIDAAHAIGNVPLALHDWDVDCAVWCHYKYVNAGPGAVGGYFVHARHAQRFDLPRFVGWWGHRADTRFLMPDTYELAAGAAGWQLSNLPILSLAALRASLDLFHRARMARLRAKAVRLTAYALALLDGLPLQLITPRDPAARGGQLSWRVPEARPLAAWFQEQGMIVDVREPDILRMAVAPLYTSFHDVWQLAQVWRARFTRT; from the coding sequence ATGTTTCTCAATTTTCGTCCCGATGAAACCTTTGCGCGGGAACTCGACCGCGCCGATGAACTCGCCGACTTTCGCACGCACTTTCACTTTCCGGTCAATCCAGCAACGGGCAAGCTGCAGCTTTACTTCTGCGGTCACTCGCTGGGGCTGCAACCGGTGGCTGCGCGGCAGGCCGTCCTGACGGAACTTGACCGGTGGGCGTCGCTGGGCGTCGCCGGGCATTTCACCCCGCCGCACCCGTGGGCCGACTATGACGCCGATCTCCGTCCGCTGGTGGCGGAACTGGTCGGTGCACAGCCTGATGAAGTCGCGCTGGCCAATGGTCTGACGGTCAACCTGCATCTGCTGCTGGCCTCGTTTTACCGCCCGACGCGGGAACGCTTCAAAATCCTGATGGAAGCGCGCGCCTTTCCGTCCGACCGGTATGCCGCGCTCAGCCAGGCGGCTTTTCACGGTTTTGACCCGCGTGAAGCCGTAGTGGAAATGCGTCCCCGTCCGGGCGAAGACCTGTTGCGCACTGAAGACATGCTGGAGCAGTTGGAGCGCGAAGGCGACCAGGTGGCGCTCCTGCTGCTGGGGGCAGTCAACTATGCCACAGGACAGTTTTTCGAGCTGGCGCCACTTGTTGCCCAGGCCCGGGCCAAGGGCTGTGTCGTGTGCATAGATGCCGCGCATGCCATTGGCAACGTTCCCCTGGCGCTGCACGACTGGGACGTGGATTGTGCCGTGTGGTGCCACTACAAATACGTCAACGCCGGCCCCGGCGCCGTCGGGGGCTATTTCGTTCATGCGCGCCATGCCCAACGTTTTGACCTGCCGCGTTTTGTCGGCTGGTGGGGACACCGCGCCGACACCCGCTTCCTGATGCCTGACACCTACGAACTGGCCGCCGGTGCAGCCGGCTGGCAACTCAGCAACCTGCCGATTCTGTCGCTGGCGGCCCTGCGCGCTTCCCTCGACCTGTTTCACCGCGCCCGGATGGCGCGATTGCGGGCGAAAGCGGTCCGGCTGACGGCCTACGCGCTGGCGCTGCTGGATGGGCTTCCCCTTCAGCTCATCACCCCACGCGATCCGGCTGCCCGTGGCGGACAGCTTTCCTGGCGTGTACCGGAAGCACGCCCGCTGGCAGCGTGGTTTCAGGAACAAGGCATGATTGTGGACGTCCGCGAACCGGACATCCTGCGGATGGCCGTTGCGCCACTGTACACCAGCTTTCATGACGTGTGGCAGCTTGCCCAGGTCTGGCGTGCACGCTTTACCCGAACCTGA
- the prmC gene encoding peptide chain release factor N(5)-glutamine methyltransferase translates to MSTTFGELVKEGARLLADGGVDEPYRTAGRLVRELLNVDAVTLAAHPERAVSDADAELVRRAFRRRADGEPLQYITGWQNFYGRDFQVTRDVLIPRPETELLVEVSLEHIRTRPQPVWRLLDLGTGSGCLAVTLAAEIPTAQVVAVDISPAALAVAAANAQRHGVAERVRLVESHWLDAVPTTPPFDLVVSNPPYVAQTDWPALQREVRDHEPYVALVGGEQGTEVYAHLLAALPPYLVAGGKFACEVGFEQAARVCAVGEAAGWWVERVIHDLQGIARTVVFTFPQVFSDNHRTWPGQGNEG, encoded by the coding sequence ATGTCAACGACATTTGGTGAACTCGTCAAGGAAGGCGCTCGCCTCCTGGCGGACGGTGGGGTGGATGAGCCTTACCGCACAGCCGGCCGCCTGGTGCGGGAGCTGCTGAACGTGGATGCTGTTACGCTTGCGGCCCATCCAGAGCGTGCGGTTTCCGACGCAGACGCCGAGCTGGTACGCCGTGCCTTCCGCCGGCGGGCTGACGGCGAGCCGCTTCAGTACATCACGGGCTGGCAGAACTTCTACGGACGCGACTTTCAGGTAACGCGCGATGTGCTGATCCCACGCCCGGAAACCGAACTGCTGGTGGAGGTGAGCCTGGAGCACATCCGCACCCGTCCGCAGCCGGTGTGGCGGCTGCTGGATTTGGGGACCGGTTCGGGCTGTCTGGCCGTGACCCTGGCGGCGGAAATCCCGACGGCGCAGGTCGTGGCCGTGGATATTTCGCCGGCGGCACTGGCTGTGGCTGCCGCCAATGCCCAGCGCCATGGTGTTGCGGAGCGCGTCCGGTTGGTCGAGAGCCACTGGCTGGACGCCGTGCCCACTACGCCGCCGTTTGATCTCGTGGTGTCGAATCCACCCTACGTGGCGCAAACGGACTGGCCAGCGCTCCAGCGGGAAGTTCGTGACCACGAGCCGTACGTGGCCCTGGTTGGCGGAGAGCAGGGAACCGAAGTCTATGCCCACCTTCTGGCCGCCCTGCCGCCCTATCTGGTGGCCGGCGGGAAGTTTGCCTGTGAGGTTGGGTTTGAGCAGGCGGCACGGGTTTGTGCCGTGGGCGAAGCTGCCGGCTGGTGGGTGGAGCGCGTCATCCACGACCTGCAAGGTATCGCGCGCACCGTGGTCTTTACGTTTCCGCAGGTTTTCAGCGACAATCACCGGACTTGGCCCGGCCAGGGAAATGAAGGCTGA